Proteins found in one Hypericibacter terrae genomic segment:
- a CDS encoding valine--tRNA ligase encodes MLEKTFNPAEVEAKHYARWEAEGAFAADTNSNAKPYTIMMPPPNVTGSLHMGHALTFTLQDVLIRYERMRGRDALWQPGTDHAGIATQMVVERQLEAQGLHRSDLGREEFIKRVWEWKAESGGTITRQLRRLGASPDWAKERFTMDEGLNRAVRKVFVELYRQGLMYRDKRLVNWDPKLHTAISDLEVEQREIKGHLWHFKYPIEGEEGRFIVVATTRPETMLGDSGVAVHPDDPRYQDLIGKHAILPLVGRKLRIVADLYADPETGSGAVKITPAHDFNDFEVGRRHDLERINIFDADARLNESVPEAYRGLDRYEARKKVVAELEAMGLLEKIEDRVMTIPYGDRSGVVIEPWLTDQWYVDAATLAKPAIEAVEQGRTKFVPEQWTKTYYEWMRNIQPWCVSRQIWWGHQIPAWYGPDGKVFVAEDEATAMAEAKAFYGKVVPLKRDEDVLDTWFSSGLWPFSTLGWPDQTPELKRYYPGDVLVTGFDIIFFWVARMMMLGLHFMKDVPFRTVYIHALVRDQHGQKMSKSKGNIIDPLELIDKYGCDALRFTLSALAAPGRDVKLAESRVEGYRNFATKLWNATRFCQMNGAQLDLSFRPVAAKQKVNRWILGRLALAKQEFETAIAGYRFNDAASSLYQFTWGQFCDWYLEFAKPIFGGGDEAATAETRATAAWVLGQICHLLHPLMPFITEEIWGQLGGNGELIRANWPDYPAGMGDPEAMAELDWVVRLISEIRTVRAEMNLAPSGQPPMLVQGAGEATQKRLATYGDLIRRLARLSQIDSLAGAPPEGAVQIPLEEAVFILPVADLIDVAKEKARLTKELGKVEGEIVKIEKKLGNADFVAKAPPEVIDQQHERLADGKQSQRQLKSALERLAGL; translated from the coding sequence ATGCTCGAGAAGACCTTCAATCCCGCCGAGGTCGAGGCCAAGCATTACGCCCGTTGGGAAGCCGAGGGGGCCTTCGCCGCGGACACCAATTCGAACGCGAAGCCCTATACGATCATGATGCCGCCGCCGAACGTGACCGGCAGCCTGCATATGGGCCACGCGCTGACTTTCACCCTGCAGGACGTGCTGATCCGCTATGAGCGGATGCGCGGGCGCGATGCACTCTGGCAGCCGGGGACCGACCATGCCGGCATCGCGACCCAGATGGTGGTCGAGCGCCAGCTCGAGGCGCAAGGGCTCCACCGCAGCGATCTCGGCCGCGAGGAATTCATCAAGCGGGTCTGGGAGTGGAAGGCGGAATCCGGCGGCACCATCACCCGCCAACTGCGCCGGCTCGGCGCCTCGCCCGACTGGGCGAAGGAGCGCTTCACCATGGACGAGGGCCTCAACCGCGCGGTGCGGAAGGTGTTCGTCGAGCTCTATCGCCAGGGCCTGATGTACCGCGACAAGCGGCTGGTCAATTGGGACCCGAAGCTGCACACCGCGATCTCGGATCTCGAGGTCGAGCAGCGCGAGATCAAAGGCCATCTCTGGCATTTCAAATATCCGATCGAGGGCGAGGAGGGGCGCTTCATCGTGGTGGCGACCACGCGCCCCGAGACCATGCTGGGCGACAGCGGTGTCGCGGTGCATCCGGACGACCCGCGCTACCAGGATCTGATCGGCAAGCACGCGATCCTGCCCCTTGTCGGGCGCAAGCTCAGGATCGTCGCCGATCTCTATGCCGATCCCGAGACGGGCAGCGGTGCCGTCAAGATCACGCCGGCCCATGACTTCAACGATTTCGAGGTGGGACGGCGCCACGATCTCGAGCGCATCAACATCTTCGACGCCGATGCTCGTCTGAACGAGAGCGTCCCGGAAGCCTATCGCGGCCTCGATCGCTATGAGGCGCGCAAGAAAGTCGTCGCGGAGCTCGAGGCCATGGGGCTGCTCGAGAAGATCGAGGACCGGGTGATGACGATCCCCTATGGCGACCGCTCCGGCGTCGTCATCGAGCCCTGGCTGACCGACCAGTGGTATGTCGACGCGGCCACGCTCGCCAAGCCCGCGATCGAGGCGGTCGAGCAGGGCCGCACCAAATTCGTGCCCGAGCAATGGACCAAGACCTATTACGAATGGATGCGCAACATCCAGCCCTGGTGCGTCTCGCGCCAGATCTGGTGGGGCCATCAGATCCCGGCCTGGTATGGACCGGACGGCAAGGTGTTCGTCGCCGAGGACGAGGCGACCGCCATGGCCGAGGCCAAGGCGTTCTACGGCAAGGTCGTGCCGCTCAAGCGCGACGAGGATGTCCTCGACACCTGGTTCTCCTCGGGACTCTGGCCGTTCTCGACCCTCGGCTGGCCCGACCAGACGCCGGAGCTTAAGCGCTATTACCCTGGCGACGTGCTGGTGACCGGCTTCGACATCATCTTCTTCTGGGTTGCCAGGATGATGATGCTGGGTCTGCATTTCATGAAGGATGTGCCGTTCCGCACCGTCTACATCCATGCGCTGGTGCGCGATCAGCACGGGCAGAAGATGTCCAAGTCGAAGGGGAACATCATCGATCCCCTCGAGCTGATCGACAAATATGGCTGCGACGCGCTGCGCTTCACGCTGTCGGCGCTGGCAGCCCCGGGCCGCGACGTCAAGCTCGCGGAATCGCGCGTCGAGGGCTATCGCAATTTCGCGACCAAGCTCTGGAACGCCACGCGCTTCTGCCAGATGAACGGCGCCCAGCTCGATCTCTCCTTCCGGCCGGTTGCCGCAAAGCAGAAGGTCAATCGCTGGATCCTCGGCCGGCTGGCCCTGGCGAAGCAGGAGTTCGAGACGGCGATCGCGGGCTATCGCTTCAACGATGCTGCCAGCAGCCTCTATCAATTCACCTGGGGCCAGTTCTGCGACTGGTATCTCGAATTCGCCAAGCCGATCTTCGGCGGCGGCGACGAGGCGGCGACGGCCGAGACGCGGGCGACCGCCGCCTGGGTGCTGGGGCAAATCTGCCATCTGCTGCATCCGCTGATGCCGTTCATCACCGAGGAAATCTGGGGGCAGCTCGGCGGCAATGGCGAGCTGATCCGCGCCAACTGGCCGGACTATCCCGCCGGCATGGGCGATCCCGAGGCGATGGCCGAGCTCGATTGGGTGGTCCGCCTGATCTCGGAGATCCGCACGGTGCGCGCCGAGATGAATCTGGCACCGTCGGGCCAGCCACCGATGCTGGTGCAGGGGGCGGGCGAAGCGACGCAGAAGCGCCTCGCCACCTATGGCGACCTGATCCGGCGACTCGCGCGCCTGAGCCAGATCGATTCCCTTGCCGGAGCCCCGCCCGAGGGCGCCGTTCAGATCCCGCTCGAGGAAGCAGTCTTCATCCTGCCGGTGGCCGACCTGATCGACGTCGCCAAGGAGAAGGCGCGCCTGACCAAGGAGCTCGGCAAGGTCGAAGGCGAGATCGTCAAGATCGAGAAGAAACTCGGCAACGCCGACTTCGTTGCCAAGGCCCCACCCGAGGTCATCGACCAGCAGCATGAGCGCCTGGCGGACGGGAAACAGTCGCAGCGCCAGCTCAAGAGCGCGCTGGAGCGGCTGGCGGGGCTTTGA
- a CDS encoding glycosyltransferase, which produces MTVSDIRAVDGEAGAGTATELVLVAITTRQRPRMLAHCLGVCLAAERPPASSVMFLVVDNDPAESARSVVAAAAAASGTRIDYVMEPQPGIPAVRNRALDAAAALRARWLAFIDDDSFPEPGWLVALVETARREGAQLTGGPILFGPPQEPIGAWRDFICRGLVASSHRRQRWRVRLTAGKAGNSVITTANWCADLPWLMSQGLRFDSRFARSGGSDTAMDRAIRSKGAKVVYEPASVVTEILPAERLTLRYQFLRRMHSGMVRSYQRRSAGRFGQALIRAVIGGAVSAMGAVVLFPAGMLVALANRTAGAQLVIGATRMAGRGVGFVRGVLDELPQQYRKVQGY; this is translated from the coding sequence ATGACCGTCTCCGACATCCGGGCCGTTGACGGAGAAGCCGGTGCCGGCACGGCCACCGAGCTTGTCCTGGTCGCGATCACCACGCGCCAGCGCCCTCGCATGCTGGCTCATTGCCTTGGAGTCTGTCTCGCCGCCGAAAGGCCGCCGGCAAGCTCGGTGATGTTCCTGGTGGTCGACAACGATCCTGCCGAGAGCGCCCGGAGCGTCGTCGCCGCTGCCGCCGCCGCAAGCGGCACCCGCATCGATTATGTCATGGAGCCGCAGCCGGGGATTCCGGCCGTGAGAAATCGCGCCCTCGACGCCGCGGCCGCCTTGCGGGCGAGATGGCTGGCCTTCATCGACGATGATTCCTTTCCCGAGCCCGGATGGCTGGTGGCCCTGGTCGAGACCGCGCGTCGGGAAGGGGCGCAGCTGACGGGCGGGCCCATCCTGTTCGGCCCGCCGCAGGAGCCGATCGGCGCCTGGCGCGACTTCATCTGTCGCGGCCTCGTCGCCAGCTCGCACCGCCGTCAGCGATGGCGCGTTCGGCTGACCGCCGGCAAGGCCGGCAACAGCGTCATCACCACGGCCAACTGGTGTGCCGATCTTCCCTGGTTGATGTCCCAGGGTCTGCGCTTCGACAGCCGATTTGCCCGCTCCGGCGGCTCCGACACCGCCATGGACCGAGCGATCCGCAGCAAGGGAGCGAAGGTCGTCTATGAACCGGCGTCGGTGGTGACCGAGATCCTGCCGGCGGAACGCCTGACCCTGCGCTATCAGTTTCTGCGGCGCATGCATTCCGGCATGGTGCGCAGCTATCAGCGTCGGAGCGCAGGCCGCTTCGGTCAGGCCCTGATCAGGGCCGTCATCGGGGGCGCGGTCTCGGCGATGGGGGCGGTCGTCCTGTTCCCGGCGGGGATGCTCGTCGCCTTGGCGAACCGTACCGCCGGTGCCCAGCTCGTCATCGGTGCGACCCGCATGGCGGGACGCGGTGTCGGCTTCGTTCGCGGCGTGCTCGACGAGTTGCCGCAGCAATATCGGAAGGTCCAGGGTTACTGA
- a CDS encoding glycosyltransferase family 4 protein, with protein MSPEAANPGSARPWAEVTDPELIVANLHRNYTGVSTTIGALLPLQAARHRLWLMGRPLPGGPSAHSLAAALAVSRRPPAGRPFRIWHVRRNVELQVAWLARDLLRLPIRIVFTSVALHTHSFWPRFLIARADAVIATSMRAASLRPNVAGIVPHGVDTGYFHPPADRGQEWAQARLPGRYGIGIFGRVRRGKGTDLFVEALLRLLPRYPDFTAVIIGPCKIRNRSFQATLIKRIAAANLSDRIRFLGEIEWAEVAAWYRRLSIVVAAARYEPFGVTILEAMASGAAVVATRTGNYEAMIEEGQNGFLAKPGNIEELVASLERVMSQPQRMQAMGVAGRQRATAMFGVETEAEGISKVYETLWQGGGR; from the coding sequence TTGTCACCTGAAGCGGCGAATCCCGGTTCCGCTCGCCCCTGGGCCGAGGTGACCGACCCCGAGCTGATCGTCGCCAATCTGCACCGCAATTATACCGGCGTGTCGACCACGATCGGCGCCCTGCTGCCGCTGCAGGCGGCGCGTCATCGGCTGTGGCTGATGGGACGTCCCCTGCCCGGCGGCCCATCAGCCCATTCCCTGGCCGCGGCCCTGGCCGTCTCGCGCCGTCCTCCGGCGGGGCGGCCTTTCCGCATCTGGCATGTGCGACGCAATGTGGAGCTTCAGGTCGCCTGGCTGGCGCGCGACCTGCTCCGTCTGCCGATCCGGATCGTCTTCACCTCGGTCGCGCTCCATACGCACTCCTTCTGGCCGCGCTTCCTGATCGCGCGCGCGGATGCGGTCATCGCCACCTCGATGCGTGCGGCGAGCCTGCGACCCAACGTGGCCGGCATCGTGCCCCACGGCGTCGACACCGGTTATTTCCATCCGCCGGCGGATCGCGGGCAGGAATGGGCGCAGGCCCGGCTGCCCGGCCGCTATGGCATCGGCATCTTCGGACGCGTCCGCCGCGGGAAGGGGACCGACCTCTTCGTCGAGGCCCTGTTGCGGCTGCTCCCCCGCTACCCGGACTTCACCGCCGTCATCATCGGGCCTTGCAAGATCAGGAACCGGTCCTTTCAGGCCACCCTCATCAAGCGCATCGCGGCGGCCAATCTTTCCGATCGCATTCGTTTTCTCGGCGAGATCGAATGGGCCGAGGTTGCGGCGTGGTATCGCCGCTTGTCGATCGTCGTGGCCGCGGCACGATACGAGCCCTTCGGCGTCACGATCCTGGAAGCGATGGCATCGGGTGCCGCGGTGGTGGCCACGCGTACCGGCAATTACGAGGCGATGATCGAGGAAGGCCAGAACGGTTTCCTGGCCAAGCCCGGGAATATCGAGGAGCTGGTCGCATCGTTGGAAAGGGTGATGTCGCAACCGCAGCGCATGCAGGCCATGGGCGTCGCCGGGCGGCAGAGAGCGACCGCGATGTTCGGGGTGGAAACCGAAGCGGAAGGAATCTCCAAGGTCTACGAGACGCTCTGGCAAGGCGGCGGCCGATGA
- a CDS encoding ATP-binding protein, whose translation MSGVLSGLYDVVLHASVMGVFCLWIGWQRSIVDAMPVARRSAIWGATFAVMAMLSMLQPTQPYPGLHIDVRAAMIALSVLFGGPLAGLLTAAVAMATRVAAGGPVMMAGLASIGLCYLVATRLIAFLRRQGGRPGLLQLSILGVVVGIAGPLAAFLTESRSRALELMIAGGPHQVIAIAITTPLFAAIVLQTDRARRSQESLRQHESDLRASNARLSELAVQLERRNGEYMAALDRAESFGRAKSQFMANISHEFRTPLNAVIGFSDLLLMQAATEPEANKEYVQMIRASGERLLEIVNDVLTAARIDGTGFEAEKREFSVAAVLREVIGFIEPAVSEKHQRIESDLDDRLLAHGDAKLLRQALIHVMGNASKFGPRGSLIEVRSRQVDRDIIELTVMDQGPGIEGEAIDAAFRPFWQRDGSDTREHGGLGLGLTIARHFVELQGGKIEISRRSEGGTCVRILLPRSVAALAA comes from the coding sequence ATGAGCGGCGTGCTTTCAGGTCTCTACGACGTCGTCTTGCACGCCTCTGTCATGGGCGTCTTCTGCCTGTGGATCGGATGGCAGCGATCCATCGTGGATGCGATGCCGGTCGCCCGCCGTTCGGCGATCTGGGGAGCGACCTTTGCCGTCATGGCGATGCTCTCGATGCTTCAGCCGACGCAACCCTATCCGGGCCTGCATATCGATGTCCGCGCAGCCATGATCGCGCTCAGCGTGCTCTTCGGCGGGCCCCTGGCCGGGCTGTTGACGGCCGCCGTGGCAATGGCGACGCGGGTTGCGGCCGGCGGTCCGGTCATGATGGCCGGCCTCGCGTCGATCGGTCTTTGTTATCTCGTGGCCACGAGGCTCATCGCATTTCTGCGCCGGCAGGGAGGGCGGCCCGGCCTGCTGCAGCTCTCGATCCTGGGCGTCGTCGTCGGGATCGCCGGTCCGCTGGCAGCCTTCCTGACTGAGAGCCGGTCGCGGGCGCTGGAACTCATGATCGCAGGCGGACCGCACCAAGTGATCGCGATCGCGATCACGACGCCCCTGTTCGCTGCGATCGTCCTCCAGACCGACCGGGCTCGCCGGTCGCAGGAATCCCTGCGCCAGCATGAGAGCGACCTGCGTGCGAGCAATGCCCGGCTCTCGGAACTGGCGGTGCAGCTCGAGCGCCGCAATGGCGAATATATGGCCGCGCTGGATCGGGCGGAGAGCTTCGGGCGCGCCAAATCCCAGTTCATGGCCAATATCAGCCACGAGTTCCGGACGCCGCTGAACGCCGTCATCGGTTTTTCCGATCTGCTGCTGATGCAGGCGGCCACCGAGCCCGAGGCGAACAAGGAGTATGTGCAGATGATCCGGGCCTCGGGCGAGAGGCTGCTGGAGATCGTCAATGACGTGCTCACCGCGGCGCGCATCGACGGCACCGGCTTCGAGGCCGAGAAGCGCGAATTCTCCGTGGCGGCGGTCCTGCGCGAGGTGATCGGTTTCATCGAACCGGCCGTCAGCGAGAAGCACCAGCGCATCGAGAGCGACCTGGACGACCGCTTGCTCGCTCATGGCGATGCGAAGCTTCTGCGCCAGGCCTTGATCCATGTGATGGGCAACGCGTCGAAGTTCGGGCCGCGCGGCAGCCTGATCGAGGTTCGATCCCGCCAGGTCGATCGCGACATCATCGAGCTTACGGTCATGGACCAGGGACCCGGCATCGAGGGCGAAGCGATCGATGCGGCCTTCCGGCCCTTCTGGCAGCGCGACGGGTCGGACACGCGGGAGCATGGCGGGCTCGGGCTGGGCCTGACGATCGCCCGCCATTTCGTCGAGCTGCAGGGCGGCAAGATCGAGATTTCGCGCCGTTCTGAGGGCGGCACTTGCGTACGGATTCTGCTGCCACGGAGCGTGGCGGCTCTCGCGGCCTGA
- a CDS encoding protein-L-isoaspartate O-methyltransferase family protein — MDYSALRRRMVESQLRTNKITDDAVLDAMGEVPRELFVPRALKSIAYLDEDLQIAPGRYLMEPMVLGRLLHLAEVKASDQAMVIGCGNGYSAAVLARIANSVVAVESDAALAQKAQELLVDLGASNVNLARAPLTAGYPAKAPYDVILFDGAVQQIPDSIVGQLAVGGRLVAVLQADGPGRAILATRTEAGLSQRVVFDCSVPSLPGFAKAPSFVF; from the coding sequence ATGGATTACTCGGCCCTGCGCCGGCGCATGGTGGAAAGCCAGCTGCGCACCAACAAGATCACCGACGATGCCGTGCTCGATGCCATGGGCGAGGTGCCGCGCGAGCTGTTCGTGCCGCGCGCGCTCAAGAGCATCGCCTATCTCGACGAAGACCTGCAGATCGCGCCGGGCCGCTATCTCATGGAGCCGATGGTGCTGGGCCGTCTGCTCCATCTCGCCGAGGTGAAGGCGAGCGATCAGGCGATGGTGATCGGCTGCGGCAATGGCTATTCGGCGGCCGTGCTGGCCCGTATCGCCAACAGCGTCGTGGCGGTCGAGAGCGATGCGGCGCTGGCGCAGAAGGCCCAGGAGCTTCTGGTCGATCTTGGCGCCAGCAATGTGAACCTGGCCCGGGCACCCCTGACGGCCGGGTACCCGGCGAAGGCGCCCTACGACGTCATCCTGTTCGACGGCGCCGTCCAGCAGATCCCCGACTCCATCGTCGGCCAGCTCGCTGTGGGCGGCCGCCTGGTGGCGGTCCTGCAGGCCGACGGTCCCGGCCGGGCCATTCTGGCGACGCGAACCGAGGCGGGGCTTTCGCAACGGGTGGTTTTCGACTGCTCCGTGCCGTCCTTGCCGGGTTTCGCCAAGGCCCCCAGCTTCGTGTTCTGA
- a CDS encoding O-antigen ligase family protein, which yields MKAAEPGPVGFLRSLAAFDAKAMERLAPTSLTLVLLYAGCLAIGNSPGNVLLGILAISALPIVALRPELRRSPILLLSLLLLLYLLAMAIRADLQGVPGRHLRAIDNFAFFAFAPFVAVHVAIALRFRMRFERLCLLTAALFVAGSSARLFWNADWAAGLLLFGEYEWGAGGSNRNYLSIEAGLALLAGGSLLVLAVATRRWRPSLRLIGGGLLATVCALDFLALVEMKSRTNWIAAAIAGLVWLLTLFIGSLRRGGTRQTALWSAALAVVVLAAAGLAGFSSQIASRLSDNGGVTANAELFAGIVTGKVDRSSIDFEAYDPRLYLFVTARELIAAKPLFGWGPDIGPLVKAHVGVKPLQGKTQFHDAYLESLVGLGIVGTGLIACHLAAVAFACRRRTAAPLDPELGSVLAALLASSLTYVAVVAIAESANRMEIITQGLVLVFALMLGRGSVGQAIGRPADPPASPQ from the coding sequence ATGAAGGCCGCAGAGCCTGGCCCTGTCGGCTTTTTGCGCTCGCTGGCAGCATTCGACGCGAAGGCCATGGAGCGCCTGGCGCCCACCTCGCTCACGCTCGTCCTTCTCTATGCCGGCTGCCTCGCGATCGGGAACAGCCCGGGAAATGTGCTGCTGGGGATCCTGGCGATTTCGGCCTTGCCGATCGTCGCCCTGCGTCCGGAGCTGCGCCGCAGCCCGATCCTGCTTCTCTCCCTTCTCCTCCTCCTCTATCTGCTGGCGATGGCGATCCGGGCCGACCTGCAGGGCGTCCCGGGCCGGCATCTCCGGGCGATCGACAATTTCGCCTTCTTCGCCTTTGCGCCCTTCGTCGCGGTTCATGTGGCGATTGCCTTGCGCTTCCGCATGCGCTTCGAACGGCTCTGTCTGCTGACGGCCGCCCTCTTCGTCGCGGGCTCGTCGGCAAGGCTGTTCTGGAATGCCGATTGGGCGGCCGGCCTGTTGCTGTTCGGGGAGTATGAGTGGGGTGCGGGCGGCAGCAATCGGAACTACCTCTCGATCGAGGCCGGGCTGGCGCTGCTGGCCGGCGGATCGCTGCTGGTGCTGGCCGTCGCGACCCGGCGCTGGCGGCCGTCGCTCCGTCTCATCGGCGGCGGCCTTCTCGCCACCGTGTGCGCGCTGGATTTCCTGGCACTCGTCGAGATGAAGAGCCGGACGAACTGGATCGCCGCGGCCATCGCCGGCCTGGTCTGGCTGCTCACGCTGTTCATCGGGTCGCTTCGCCGCGGCGGGACGCGGCAGACGGCTTTATGGAGTGCCGCGCTGGCGGTGGTCGTCCTCGCCGCTGCCGGTCTCGCCGGCTTCTCGAGCCAGATCGCGTCCCGCCTCTCGGACAATGGCGGCGTGACCGCGAATGCCGAATTGTTCGCCGGAATCGTGACCGGCAAGGTCGACCGATCCTCGATCGACTTCGAGGCGTACGATCCCCGCCTCTATCTCTTCGTCACGGCCCGCGAGTTGATCGCCGCGAAGCCTTTGTTCGGATGGGGGCCCGATATCGGGCCCCTGGTGAAGGCGCATGTCGGCGTCAAACCCTTGCAGGGAAAGACGCAGTTTCACGACGCCTATCTCGAATCCCTGGTTGGGCTGGGAATCGTCGGCACGGGCCTGATCGCCTGTCATCTGGCGGCGGTCGCCTTCGCCTGCCGGCGGCGAACCGCCGCGCCGCTCGATCCCGAGCTGGGCAGCGTGCTGGCAGCCCTGCTCGCGAGCAGCCTCACCTATGTCGCCGTCGTCGCCATCGCGGAGAGCGCGAACCGGATGGAGATCATCACGCAGGGGCTCGTCCTGGTCTTCGCGTTGATGCTCGGGCGCGGAAGCGTCGGTCAGGCCATCGGACGCCCGGCCGACCCCCCCGCCAGCCCTCAGTAA
- a CDS encoding M48 family metalloprotease: protein MKMAPIAALFLLAALTGCAGAQFRLPAISDADVNRASLAVAGEPSNLPKHYRTAEENRDMVNRVAGRLEAAAPGLCTYAHAPHCTFNVVYVADDTVNAQTDGTRIEIYRGLMEYLDTEDEVAAVVGHEMGHEIAQHVEEKRQNATIGAVLAGILMGGAMVATGYRDPDALNNSVGLGASLGALSFSKEEEREADLLSCYLLARANYDLEKAGRVWVVLSKMDSETHASWFDDHPAGPERVAAWDKAILEVEASPNKLPQE from the coding sequence ATGAAGATGGCTCCGATTGCCGCGCTTTTCTTGCTCGCAGCCTTGACCGGCTGCGCCGGCGCTCAGTTCAGGCTGCCGGCCATCAGCGACGCCGACGTCAATCGGGCGAGCCTGGCGGTGGCCGGCGAGCCGTCGAATCTTCCCAAGCATTACCGGACTGCCGAGGAGAACCGCGACATGGTGAACCGGGTCGCGGGCCGGCTGGAAGCCGCGGCGCCCGGTCTGTGCACCTACGCGCATGCGCCGCATTGCACCTTCAACGTGGTCTATGTCGCCGACGATACCGTCAATGCCCAGACCGACGGCACCCGGATCGAGATCTATCGCGGCCTCATGGAATATCTCGATACGGAAGACGAGGTGGCTGCCGTCGTCGGCCATGAGATGGGTCACGAGATCGCGCAACATGTCGAGGAGAAGCGGCAGAATGCGACGATCGGTGCCGTCCTCGCGGGCATCCTCATGGGCGGCGCCATGGTGGCGACCGGTTATCGAGACCCGGACGCGCTGAACAACTCCGTGGGGCTGGGCGCATCGCTCGGTGCGCTCTCCTTTTCGAAGGAGGAGGAGCGCGAAGCGGATCTGCTGTCCTGCTATCTGCTGGCCCGCGCGAACTACGACCTGGAGAAAGCCGGCCGGGTCTGGGTGGTCCTGTCGAAGATGGACAGCGAAACCCACGCCTCCTGGTTCGACGACCATCCGGCGGGGCCGGAGCGTGTCGCCGCCTGGGACAAGGCCATCCTCGAGGTCGAGGCGAGCCCGAACAAGCTGCCTCAGGAGTAG
- a CDS encoding DUF2497 domain-containing protein gives MSQARGAQEPTMEEILSSIRRIISEDGKRAPDGTPETLAAPAPAAEAPQVPPVTLRAVPPAAEPAPDPDDVLELTEIASEEAVEPEPLELVEEVAAPTLPEPEPDPEPMPAAPPAALAPVPEPAPIPAAAVPPAAPVPPPVRAALAPVPEPELEPEPLHEPEPAPEPESEAQIEIQAEPEPEPEPDVQNNLEPLEISVASPPAPPRPQPSTTGSSRLMSEATEIASSAALSVLAQVVQPGRGFTEEGRRMVDQIMRERLEVHLREWMDANLPGLVERIVREEIAGLVERSLGRRS, from the coding sequence ATGAGCCAGGCGCGCGGCGCGCAAGAACCGACGATGGAGGAGATCCTCTCCTCGATCCGCCGCATCATCTCGGAGGATGGTAAGCGCGCGCCGGACGGAACGCCCGAAACACTGGCGGCTCCGGCCCCGGCTGCCGAGGCGCCGCAAGTGCCACCGGTGACGCTGCGCGCGGTCCCGCCAGCCGCCGAGCCGGCCCCCGATCCTGATGATGTCCTGGAACTGACCGAGATCGCGTCCGAGGAGGCCGTCGAGCCCGAACCGCTGGAACTGGTGGAGGAGGTTGCCGCGCCGACCCTGCCCGAGCCCGAGCCCGATCCCGAGCCGATGCCCGCCGCGCCGCCTGCAGCCCTCGCACCCGTGCCCGAGCCGGCGCCGATCCCCGCGGCGGCGGTCCCGCCCGCCGCGCCCGTTCCCCCGCCTGTGCGGGCGGCCCTGGCGCCTGTCCCCGAACCGGAGCTCGAGCCCGAGCCCCTGCATGAACCAGAACCCGCGCCGGAGCCCGAATCCGAGGCCCAAATCGAGATCCAGGCCGAACCAGAACCGGAGCCTGAGCCCGACGTGCAAAACAACCTCGAGCCCCTCGAAATCTCCGTGGCGTCGCCGCCAGCGCCGCCACGGCCCCAGCCGTCGACGACAGGCAGCAGCCGCCTCATGTCCGAGGCCACCGAGATCGCCTCGTCGGCGGCTCTCTCGGTGCTGGCCCAGGTGGTCCAGCCCGGGCGCGGCTTCACCGAGGAAGGCCGCCGCATGGTCGATCAGATCATGCGCGAACGGCTTGAGGTCCATCTGCGCGAGTGGATGGATGCGAACCTGCCGGGCCTGGTCGAACGGATCGTCCGGGAAGAGATCGCAGGGCTGGTCGAGCGGTCTCTCGGCCGCCGCAGCTAG